A portion of the Fusobacterium nucleatum genome contains these proteins:
- a CDS encoding DUF1456 family protein, producing MTNNDFLRRLRYALNIKDNVMVQIFKKGNVLLTREDVIDYLKKDIDEGFKKLSNNDLIAFLDGLITQKRGKKEDGTPVPQVKVTKNNLNNILLRKLRIALAFKSYDMIKIFKLGGIEISEGELSALFRSEDHKNYKECGDKYIRVFLKGLTEYYRN from the coding sequence TTTTTAAGAAGACTTAGATATGCTCTTAATATTAAAGACAATGTTATGGTACAAATTTTTAAAAAAGGAAATGTGCTTCTTACAAGAGAAGATGTCATTGACTATTTAAAAAAAGATATTGATGAAGGTTTCAAAAAATTAAGTAATAATGATTTAATTGCTTTTTTAGATGGTTTAATTACACAAAAAAGAGGAAAAAAAGAAGATGGAACACCCGTTCCACAAGTAAAAGTTACAAAAAATAATTTAAATAATATTCTATTAAGAAAATTAAGAATAGCTCTTGCTTTTAAAAGTTATGATATGATTAAAATTTTTAAACTTGGTGGAATAGAAATTTCAGAAGGAGAATTAAGTGCACTTTTCAGAAGTGAGGATCATAAGAACTATAAAGAATGTGGAGATAAATATATAAGAGTATTTTTAAAGGGATTGACAGAATATTATAGAAATTAA